One genomic window of Streptomonospora nanhaiensis includes the following:
- a CDS encoding NADP-dependent oxidoreductase, with the protein MRVIGVAEYGGPEALRPFDVPERHAGPGQVRVRVHAAAVNPTDTFVRNGARARHQRKDPPPYVPGMDAAGVVDEVGAGTDTDLAVGDRVMAVVVPDGAHGAYSESLVLPAESVVRAPSGADHAAAATLPMNGLTARLALDVLDLRPGQTIAVAGAAGAFGGYVVQLAKADGLRVVADAAPRDERLVADLGADVVVPRGADVARRIREAVPEGVDALADGAVLDAAVSGAVRDGGGIATVRGYDGAGDSAAAERGVSYHPVLVVRYARERARLDRLRQQAEDGVVTLRVARTLPAEEAPEAHRLLEAGGVRGRLVLTF; encoded by the coding sequence ATGCGAGTCATCGGAGTAGCCGAGTACGGCGGACCGGAAGCACTCCGCCCCTTCGACGTCCCCGAGCGCCACGCGGGGCCCGGCCAGGTGCGGGTGCGCGTCCACGCGGCCGCGGTCAACCCCACCGACACCTTCGTCCGCAACGGCGCGCGGGCCAGGCACCAGCGCAAGGACCCGCCGCCCTACGTCCCGGGAATGGACGCGGCCGGGGTCGTCGACGAGGTCGGCGCGGGCACCGACACCGACCTCGCCGTGGGCGACCGGGTCATGGCCGTGGTGGTGCCCGACGGCGCCCACGGCGCCTACAGCGAGAGCCTGGTCCTGCCGGCGGAGTCGGTGGTGCGCGCACCCTCCGGCGCCGACCACGCGGCGGCGGCCACCCTGCCCATGAACGGGCTGACCGCCCGCCTGGCGCTGGACGTGCTGGACCTGCGGCCCGGCCAGACCATCGCGGTCGCCGGCGCGGCGGGCGCCTTCGGCGGCTACGTCGTGCAGCTGGCCAAGGCCGACGGCCTGCGCGTGGTGGCCGACGCCGCGCCCAGGGACGAGAGGCTGGTCGCCGACCTGGGCGCCGACGTGGTGGTGCCGCGCGGCGCGGACGTCGCCCGGCGCATCCGCGAGGCGGTCCCCGAGGGGGTCGACGCCCTCGCCGACGGCGCCGTGCTCGACGCGGCGGTGTCCGGCGCGGTGCGCGACGGCGGAGGGATCGCCACGGTGCGCGGGTACGACGGCGCGGGCGACTCCGCGGCCGCCGAGCGCGGGGTCTCCTACCACCCCGTGCTGGTGGTGCGCTACGCCCGCGAGCGGGCCAGGCTCGACCGGCTGCGGCAGCAGGCCGAGGACGGCGTGGTGACCCTGCGCGTGGCGCGCACCCTGCCCGCCGAGGAGGCGCCGGAGGCCCACCGCCTCCTGGAGGCCGGGGGCGTGCGCGGGCGGCTGGTCCTCACGTTCTAG
- a CDS encoding vWA domain-containing protein, which translates to MEEEGRQGGEAPLTGLLRELTWLSFGIATLSSGVLGAGVPDSAPEWGVQALWYVLAGSVFVWLVAGVWWWALLAPPGPPPGASSDPAPPGGALPLGRAARLRRRLAALFPQRDGKPRVALTLARYVLAPAAVFVLLGALLSSPFDDSCAPPTEIVVATTPDSEPAVEAVAAAFAEERAADGGSGERCRSVRVTVYAVDDGQRMRNALLGTWDSRLGPLPHVWIPDSTVEALMVRDALAARAADGAPTAADDLGGGSAAGAAGSAGSPAATAPPDGGAPLTQVTAIDVGEATRLTPLVLAVPRDLAAEVTGDDPDAVVLDDPYAALREAVGPAGVRVARADPGDSAAAMLHTAFLYAANGAIAPGGDLLDADRAAEIEHELSLGLTAHTERDLVCQVAQHAHDTVPVAALTTEAAVYEAAEGPAWRAACPGPTDSGAELTALYSSELPVLDHPFVRVTGVRAGADADAARPVVEAPEVAAELRRFERYLDGFMTEYPPAAFDRPYREAGASPSAAGAYAGYRNEAGAGRVTMGVGSAPAQLPNPEGDPEAWRDAAGAVLDLYDSSQGSAALLLAVDRSSSMGTPNRKFATALEEAAVLAQSAGPRDALGLWAFPQGRGPSAADATALVDPQVRTGGLIVRELAALAPDREATPLREVVAEGAEALAAWADARPEEDPPEGADAGGEQGAAAAEPVLVVFTDGVGEPAGGGLSADATADRLDAAGVRVRLVAVGDETRRWGRVDPCDVAGLPELAEHPLVDCVPADADSPGEAALRVLGEARAQ; encoded by the coding sequence GTGGAGGAGGAGGGAAGGCAGGGCGGCGAGGCGCCGTTGACCGGGCTGCTGCGTGAGCTGACGTGGCTGAGTTTCGGCATCGCGACCCTGAGTTCCGGCGTCCTCGGTGCCGGGGTTCCGGACTCCGCGCCCGAGTGGGGGGTCCAGGCCCTCTGGTACGTGCTCGCCGGATCGGTGTTCGTCTGGCTGGTCGCCGGAGTCTGGTGGTGGGCGCTGCTGGCGCCGCCCGGACCGCCCCCCGGCGCCTCCTCTGACCCTGCACCACCCGGGGGCGCCCTTCCCCTCGGCCGCGCCGCCCGCCTGCGGCGGCGCCTCGCCGCGCTGTTCCCCCAGCGCGACGGCAAGCCCCGGGTCGCCCTGACCCTCGCCCGCTACGTCCTCGCCCCGGCCGCCGTCTTCGTCCTCCTGGGCGCCCTGCTGTCCTCCCCCTTCGACGACTCCTGCGCGCCGCCGACCGAGATCGTGGTCGCCACCACCCCCGACAGCGAGCCCGCCGTCGAGGCCGTCGCCGCCGCCTTCGCCGAGGAGCGCGCCGCCGACGGCGGCTCGGGCGAGCGCTGCCGCAGTGTCCGCGTCACCGTCTACGCCGTGGACGACGGCCAGCGCATGCGCAACGCGCTCCTGGGCACCTGGGACTCCCGGCTCGGACCGCTGCCGCACGTCTGGATCCCCGACTCCACCGTCGAGGCGCTGATGGTGCGCGACGCCCTCGCCGCGCGCGCCGCCGACGGCGCCCCCACCGCCGCCGACGACCTGGGCGGCGGCAGCGCCGCGGGCGCGGCCGGTTCCGCCGGCAGTCCCGCCGCCACCGCGCCGCCCGACGGCGGCGCGCCCCTCACCCAGGTCACCGCGATCGACGTCGGCGAGGCCACCCGCCTCACCCCGCTCGTCCTGGCCGTGCCGCGCGACCTGGCGGCCGAGGTCACCGGCGACGACCCCGACGCCGTGGTGCTGGACGACCCCTACGCGGCCCTGCGCGAGGCGGTCGGCCCGGCCGGGGTGCGCGTCGCCCGCGCCGATCCCGGCGACTCCGCCGCCGCGATGCTGCACACGGCCTTCCTCTACGCCGCCAACGGCGCCATCGCCCCCGGCGGCGACCTGCTCGACGCCGACCGGGCCGCCGAGATCGAGCACGAACTGTCCCTGGGCCTCACCGCCCACACCGAGCGCGACCTGGTCTGCCAGGTCGCCCAGCACGCTCACGACACCGTGCCCGTCGCCGCGCTGACCACCGAGGCGGCGGTCTACGAGGCGGCCGAGGGACCCGCCTGGCGGGCGGCCTGCCCGGGGCCGACCGACTCCGGCGCGGAGCTGACCGCGCTCTACTCCTCTGAACTCCCCGTCCTGGACCACCCCTTCGTCCGCGTCACGGGCGTGCGCGCGGGCGCCGACGCGGACGCGGCGCGGCCCGTGGTGGAGGCCCCCGAGGTGGCCGCCGAGCTGCGGCGCTTCGAGCGCTACCTGGACGGCTTCATGACCGAGTACCCGCCCGCCGCCTTCGACCGGCCCTACCGCGAGGCGGGGGCGAGCCCGTCGGCGGCGGGCGCCTACGCGGGCTACCGCAACGAGGCGGGGGCCGGGCGCGTGACGATGGGGGTCGGCTCGGCGCCCGCGCAGCTGCCCAACCCCGAGGGCGACCCGGAGGCGTGGCGCGACGCCGCGGGCGCGGTACTCGACCTCTACGACTCCTCGCAGGGGAGCGCGGCGCTGCTGCTGGCGGTCGACAGGTCCTCGTCCATGGGCACGCCCAACCGCAAGTTCGCCACGGCGCTGGAGGAGGCCGCCGTGCTGGCGCAGTCGGCCGGGCCGCGCGACGCGCTGGGGCTGTGGGCGTTCCCGCAGGGGCGCGGCCCCTCGGCGGCCGACGCGACCGCCCTGGTCGACCCGCAGGTGCGGACCGGCGGACTCATCGTGCGCGAGCTGGCCGCGCTCGCGCCCGACCGGGAGGCGACGCCGCTGCGCGAGGTGGTCGCCGAGGGCGCGGAGGCCCTGGCGGCCTGGGCCGACGCCCGGCCCGAGGAGGATCCGCCCGAGGGCGCCGACGCGGGCGGCGAGCAGGGCGCGGCCGCCGCCGAGCCCGTGCTCGTCGTCTTCACCGACGGCGTGGGCGAACCCGCCGGGGGCGGCCTCAGCGCCGATGCGACGGCCGATCGCCTCGACGCCGCCGGGGTGCGCGTGCGGCTGGTCGCGGTCGGCGACGAGACCCGCCGCTGGGGGCGCGTGGACCCCTGCGACGTGGCGGGCCTGCCGGAGCTGGCCGAGCACCCGCTGGTCGACTGCGTCCCCGCCGACGCCGACAGCCCCGGCGAGGCCGCCCTGCGCGTCCTGGGGGAGGCGCGGGCCCAGTGA
- a CDS encoding TetR/AcrR family transcriptional regulator: MSRPSPTSTAARRGRPGYDQEAVLRRAIDLFNRRGYDGTSVGDLARELGLTKSAIYHHFPSKSHLLQAALDEALDALTAVIDAAARAERGGGTAYARLEEAVRGSVVVLVEHLPAVTLLLRVRGNSEVEQEALRRRRRIDAALAGLVRAAAEEGALRTDIPPDLATRLLFGMVNSLVEWYRPEGRYDAAAIAEAVTTLAFDGLAPREA; the protein is encoded by the coding sequence ATGTCACGGCCATCGCCCACCAGTACGGCGGCGCGGCGCGGCCGGCCGGGATACGACCAGGAGGCCGTGCTCCGCCGCGCCATCGACCTGTTCAACCGGCGCGGCTACGACGGCACGAGCGTGGGCGACCTCGCGCGGGAGCTGGGGCTGACCAAGTCGGCCATCTACCACCACTTCCCGAGCAAGTCCCACCTGCTCCAGGCGGCGCTGGACGAGGCGCTGGACGCGCTGACGGCGGTGATCGACGCCGCCGCGCGCGCGGAGCGGGGCGGCGGCACCGCCTACGCGCGGCTGGAGGAGGCCGTGCGCGGCAGCGTGGTGGTGCTGGTGGAGCACCTGCCGGCGGTGACCCTGCTGCTGCGGGTGCGCGGCAACAGCGAGGTGGAGCAGGAGGCGCTGCGGCGGCGCAGGCGGATCGACGCGGCCCTGGCCGGACTGGTCCGCGCGGCGGCGGAGGAGGGCGCGCTGCGCACCGACATCCCGCCGGACCTCGCCACGCGGCTGCTGTTCGGGATGGTCAACTCGCTGGTGGAGTGGTACCGGCCGGAGGGGCGCTACGACGCGGCGGCCATCGCGGAGGCGGTCACCACGCTGGCGTTCGACGGGCTGGCGCCGCGGGAGGCGTGA